TCGAAGTCGATCAGGTTCACCGCCGACTTCCCCCTCGCCGTGCGGCCCATCTCCGGGATGTCGAACGCCCGCAGCTGGTATGCCTTCCCGTGGTTGGTGAAACAGAGCAGGTAGTCGTGGGTGTTCGCCCGGAACACCGCCGAGACGCGGTCGCCCTCCTTCAGCCGGGCACCGATGATCCCCTTCCCGCCGCGGCCCTGCGGATCGAACCGCGAGAGCGGCATCCGCTTCACGTAGTCGTCCTCGGTGACGACGACCACGACCTCCTCCTCCGCGATGAGGTCCTCGTGGGTGACGGTGCCGTCGTCCTCGGCGATCCGGGTCCGTCGGTCGTCGGCGTACTCCTCTCCGATCTCGCGCAGTTCGTCTTTGATCACCGAGAGCAGTTCGGACTCGCTCGCGAGGATCGTCTCCAGGCGCTCGATCTCCTCGAGGATCGCCTCGTACTCGTCTTCGATCTCCTCGCGTTCGAGCGAGGTGAGACTCCCCAGCTGCATCCGGACGATGTGTTCGGCCTGCGTCGCGGAGAAGTCGAACGCGGCCGAGAGGGCCTCCTTCGCCCCGTCCCTGTCGTCGGCGTTCCGGATCAGTTCGACGACCTCGTCGACGTTCTCGAGCGCGAGCAGCCTCCCGGAGAGGATGTGTTCGCGCTCTTCTGCCTCCGCGAGGTCGTACTCGCTTCGCCTGCGGACGACCTCCTTTCTGTGCTCGACGTAGTGGCCGAGCGTCTCCTTGAGGTCGAGTACCTTCGGCTGGCCGTCGACCAGCGCGAGGTTGATCACGCCGAAGGTGGACTCGAGGTGATGTTCTAGGAGCTGGTTCTCGACGACGTCGGCGTTCGCCCCGCGTTTGAGGTCGATCGCGATCCGGATCCCGTCGCGGTCGGACTCGTCGCGGAGATCGGCGATCCCCTCGACGCGACCCTCGTTGACGCTGTTCGCGATCCGCTCGACCAGCCGCGCCTTGTTCGTCTGGAACGGCAGTTCGGTGACGACGATCCGTTCCCGATCGCCGTCCTCCTCGCGTTCGTACTCCGCCCGGACCCGGATCCGCCCGCGACCGGTGGCGTACGCCGAGTGGATCCCCCCTCTCCCGACGATCGTCGCGCCTGTCGGGAAGTCGGGCCCCTTCACGTGTTCGAGTAGGTCGACGATCTCGCAGCCGGGGTTCTCGATCAGGTGGATCGTCGCGTCGATTACCTCGCCTAAGTTGTGCGGCGGGACGTTCGTGCTCATCCCGACCGCGATCCCAGACGAGCCGTTGACGAGCAGGTTCGGCACCGCCGCGGGCAGCACCTCGGGCTCTTCGAGCCGGTCGTCGTAGTTCGGGACGAAGTCGACGGTGTCCTTCCCGATGTCCGAGAGGAGTTCTTCCGCGATCGGTGCCATCCGTGCCTCCGTGTAGCGCATCGCGGCCGGCGGGTCGCCGTCGACCGAACCGAAGTTCCCCTGGCCGTCCACCAGCGGGTAGCGCATCGAGAACTCCTGGGCCATCCGGACCAGCGTGTCGTAGATCGCGCTGTCGCCGTGGGGGTGGTAGTT
This region of Halalkalicoccus sp. CGA53 genomic DNA includes:
- the gyrA gene encoding DNA gyrase subunit A is translated as MSSEVPDPPENSRIQPVRIEDEMEQSYIDYAMSVIAGRALPDVRDGLKPVHRRILYAMHGMGITSRASHRKSSSVVGETMGNYHPHGDSAIYDTLVRMAQEFSMRYPLVDGQGNFGSVDGDPPAAMRYTEARMAPIAEELLSDIGKDTVDFVPNYDDRLEEPEVLPAAVPNLLVNGSSGIAVGMSTNVPPHNLGEVIDATIHLIENPGCEIVDLLEHVKGPDFPTGATIVGRGGIHSAYATGRGRIRVRAEYEREEDGDRERIVVTELPFQTNKARLVERIANSVNEGRVEGIADLRDESDRDGIRIAIDLKRGANADVVENQLLEHHLESTFGVINLALVDGQPKVLDLKETLGHYVEHRKEVVRRRSEYDLAEAEEREHILSGRLLALENVDEVVELIRNADDRDGAKEALSAAFDFSATQAEHIVRMQLGSLTSLEREEIEDEYEAILEEIERLETILASESELLSVIKDELREIGEEYADDRRTRIAEDDGTVTHEDLIAEEEVVVVVTEDDYVKRMPLSRFDPQGRGGKGIIGARLKEGDRVSAVFRANTHDYLLCFTNHGKAYQLRAFDIPEMGRTARGKSAVNLIDFDEGEEITAVVNTDDFDEEEYLTMVTRDGYVKRTDASAFERVYSSGLIAASLEEGDRLVDVAVTDGERDLVIATREGMAIRFDETEVRPMGRTARGVNGIKLQGEDRVAGMVATRNGRDLLTVTENGYGKRTPLANYRVQSRYGKGLIDIKTNERNGPVTAVKSVEEGDDLLVMSRAAQIMRIHVADVSSVGRNTMGVRVMALDDEDRVASVDVVPGSES